A window from Sinorhizobium fredii encodes these proteins:
- a CDS encoding DMT family transporter, with translation MDADIHNPMKGILLKVLSVIVFVCMATCIKAAGSGIATGQITFYRSAFAMVPILGFLACRGQLRDAFRTNNVAGHVVRGFVGILSMSCGFYGLVHLPLPEAIAIGYAMPLLAVAFAALFLGEIVRLYRWSAVVIGLVGVLIITWPSVTLFDEGGFGSSKALGAVAVLLSATLGAVAMVLVRRLVQTERTHTIVLYFSLSAAVFSLATLPFGWSAISWTSFLLLMLAGFCGGVAQILLTESYRHADMSTIAPFEYTSIVLGIVIGYFLFGDVPTATMLLGTAIVVGAGIFIIFREHRLGLERKGARKHVTPQG, from the coding sequence ATGGATGCCGATATTCACAACCCCATGAAGGGGATTCTGCTCAAGGTCCTGTCCGTCATCGTCTTCGTTTGCATGGCGACCTGCATCAAGGCGGCCGGCAGCGGGATCGCCACCGGCCAGATCACCTTCTATAGATCCGCCTTCGCCATGGTGCCGATTCTCGGCTTTCTGGCCTGCCGCGGCCAGTTGCGCGACGCCTTCCGGACCAACAATGTCGCGGGGCATGTGGTGCGCGGCTTCGTCGGCATTCTGTCGATGAGTTGCGGTTTCTACGGCCTCGTGCACCTGCCGCTCCCCGAGGCGATCGCGATCGGCTACGCGATGCCGCTCTTGGCGGTTGCCTTCGCCGCTCTCTTTCTCGGCGAAATCGTCCGGCTCTATCGCTGGTCCGCGGTGGTTATCGGCCTCGTCGGCGTGCTGATCATCACTTGGCCGAGCGTGACTTTGTTCGACGAAGGAGGATTCGGCTCGTCCAAGGCGCTGGGCGCCGTCGCCGTGCTGCTTTCGGCGACACTCGGCGCGGTCGCGATGGTGCTTGTGCGCCGGCTCGTGCAGACGGAGCGCACCCATACGATCGTGCTCTACTTCTCGCTTTCCGCCGCGGTGTTTTCCCTGGCAACGCTTCCCTTCGGCTGGTCGGCGATATCCTGGACATCCTTCCTGCTCCTGATGCTCGCCGGTTTCTGCGGCGGCGTCGCCCAGATTCTGTTGACGGAGAGCTATCGCCACGCCGACATGTCGACGATCGCCCCCTTCGAATATACCTCGATCGTGCTCGGCATCGTCATCGGCTATTTCCTCTTCGGCGACGTACCGACGGCAACCATGCTGCTCGGCACCGCGATCGTCGTCGGCGCCGGCATCTTCATCATCTTCCGCGAGCACCGGCTGGGGCTCGAGCGAAAGGGGGCGCGCAAACACGTTACGCCGCAGGGCTGA